The following are encoded in a window of Narcine bancroftii isolate sNarBan1 chromosome 2, sNarBan1.hap1, whole genome shotgun sequence genomic DNA:
- the LOC138753061 gene encoding keratin, type I cytoskeletal 9-like yields LGSEGGAGERGGALGSERGGRWGARGAAGSEGALGSEGGAGERGGRWGARGALGSEGYRGEGGYRGEDGLGPGGRMFGAGGRMFGAGGEDGWGGGGAGGGRGCLGAGGEDVWGRGGGCLGPGGRMFGAGGGGCLGPGGRMFGAGGEDVWGRGEEVGVGGSWAGEMFGPGGEDVWAGGGFWGPGGRMFGAGGRCLGPGGGCLGPGGGGCLGPGGRMFGAGGEDVWGRGGGCLGPGGRMFGAGGEDVWGRAGRMYGAGGEDV; encoded by the exons ctggggagcgaggggggcgctggggagcgagggggggcgctggggagcgag cgaggggggcgctggggagcgaggggggcgGCTGGGAGCGAGGGGGcgctggggagcgaggggggcgctggggagcgaggggggcgctggggagcgaggggggcgctggggagcgaggggtaccggggggagggggggtaccgGGGGGAGGATGGTTTGGGGCCGGGGGGGAGGATGTTTGGGGCCGGGGGGAGGATGTTTGGGGCCGGGGGGGAggatggttggggtggggggggggccgggggggggcgAGGATGTTTGGGGGCCGGGGGGGAGGATGTTTGGGGCCGGGGGGGAGGATGTTTGGGGCCGGGGGGGAGGATGTTTGGGGCCGGGGGGGGAGGATGTTTGGGGCCGGGGGGGAGGATGTTTGGGGCCGGGGGGGAGGATGTTTGGGGCCGGGGGGAGGAGGTTGGCGTTGGAGGAAGTTGGGCGGGGGAGATGTTTGGGCCGGGGGGAGAGGATGTTTGGGCCGGGGGTGGATTTTGGGGGCCGGGGGGGAGGATGTTTGGGGCCGGGGGGAGGTGTTTGGGGCCGGGGGGAGGATGTTtggggccgggggggggaggaTGTTTGGGGCCGGGGGGGAGGATGTTTGGGGCCGGGGGGGAGGATGTTTGGGGCCGGGGGGGAGGATGTTTGGGGCCGGGGGGGAGGATGTTTGGGGCCGGGGGGGAGGATGTTTGGGGCCGGGCGGGGAGGATGTATGGGGCCGGGGGGGAGGATGTTTAG